From Alloacidobacterium dinghuense:
GATAACAGATTCTGGTGTCCAGAGGCGATCCTCTTCAAGCGGCATGAATTCAATAAAGCGGACGATCACATCTTCATCGCGTGCGAATCTTGCGAAGGGGGCGATCTGGTCCTCGTTGAAGCCGCGCAGGAGAACGCAGTTTACTTTCACCGGGCCAAGGCCAACACGCTGTGCCGCGCGGATCCCGGCGCGTACTCTGTCAAAGCTGCCAGGCACGCGCGTGATGCGTGCAAAGATGTCTGGATCAACCGCGTCCATGCTGACGGTGACACGTGTGAGGCCGGCATCCTTGAGCGTCTGCGCCATATCAGCCAGCAAATGCCCGTTCGTCGTCAGAGCCAGATCGAGGGACTCGCCATCAACTGTCTTTAATTTGGCAAGTTCGCGGATGAGGTCCGGCAAGCCCTTGCGCAGCAGCGGCTCACCGCCGGTAAGCCTCACTTTTTCGATTCCAAGATCTACAAAGATGCGCACGATGCGCAGGTAGTCGGCGATGGGAAGCTCAGCATATTGGGCACCGTCGTTGCCTGTCCGGCAATAAACACACTTGTAGTTGCAGCGATCTGTCACGGATACGCGCAGATCAGTAATGGCGCGACCGTGCTTGTCTGTAAGTCGCGAATCGTCATTCGCCTGGGTCTGATTAAGGTCGAAAGTGGGCAGGGACACGACCATTCTTGCTGTTTCCTAGTCTATTCG
This genomic window contains:
- the moaA gene encoding GTP 3',8-cyclase MoaA; translated protein: MVVSLPTFDLNQTQANDDSRLTDKHGRAITDLRVSVTDRCNYKCVYCRTGNDGAQYAELPIADYLRIVRIFVDLGIEKVRLTGGEPLLRKGLPDLIRELAKLKTVDGESLDLALTTNGHLLADMAQTLKDAGLTRVTVSMDAVDPDIFARITRVPGSFDRVRAGIRAAQRVGLGPVKVNCVLLRGFNEDQIAPFARFARDEDVIVRFIEFMPLEEDRLWTPESVIPVRELLNRLSTFRPVVPLRANTLSETAQRYTFDDGIGEIGIIAPVSQAFCGHCSRIRLTSDGKIRTCLFSQFDHDLYGRMLRGATDDEVATFIRSTVERKEARHHIGEPDFLKPSRSMVHIGG